In one Prosthecochloris aestuarii DSM 271 genomic region, the following are encoded:
- a CDS encoding Maf family protein: MTMIPTDLNMILASQSPRRKELLALTGHSFSTLSTAIDETFRQDEGIEENLKRIATEKAEAICRLYPEKTRNALLISADTTVLFDNVALGKPSDFQEALDMLTMLQGSTHSVITGFSLFYSGRRHCECVTTKVEFLPMSRDDMTGYITTQSPYDKAGGYGIQDPLMSCFVKGIEGCYYNVVGLPLSAVCRAIRQLLTTANA; this comes from the coding sequence ATGACCATGATACCGACAGATCTCAACATGATTCTCGCATCACAGTCGCCCAGGAGAAAAGAGCTCCTCGCCCTTACGGGCCACTCATTCTCAACCCTTTCGACGGCTATTGACGAAACATTCCGTCAGGATGAAGGCATTGAAGAGAACCTCAAACGCATTGCCACAGAAAAAGCCGAAGCGATCTGCCGGCTCTATCCGGAAAAAACACGCAATGCTCTGCTCATCAGCGCAGATACCACCGTTCTGTTCGACAACGTAGCACTCGGCAAACCCTCAGACTTTCAGGAAGCCCTGGACATGCTTACCATGCTTCAGGGCAGCACCCATAGTGTGATAACAGGCTTCAGCCTCTTCTACAGCGGACGCCGCCATTGTGAATGCGTCACAACAAAGGTCGAATTTTTACCTATGAGCCGCGACGACATGACCGGCTACATCACAACCCAGAGCCCATACGATAAAGCAGGGGGCTATGGCATTCAGGATCCGCTTATGTCATGTTTTGTCAAAGGGATAGAGGGGTGCTACTACAATGTCGTCGGACTACCCCTCTCAGCAGTCTGCAGAGCCATCCGTCAGCTGCTCACCACTGCAAACGCATGA
- the miaA gene encoding tRNA (adenosine(37)-N6)-dimethylallyltransferase MiaA has product MNHPDNHHSVLIITGPTASGKSALAHALAERRGAEIISADSRQIYRELDIGTAKPSEEMLDEVTYHFINEKNIEEEYNAGDFAVDAFDRIRTIIESGRQAVVAGGSTLYIQGLLEGFSDLPQRDPQIRRQLTDELTSHGPDALYRRLESIDPQHAATLDPTKTQRLIRSLEIITITGKTVTLLRQTKHRRAQNIHFRPIALDLPRQELYRRIEQRTDTMMENGLP; this is encoded by the coding sequence ATGAATCACCCCGACAACCATCATAGCGTCCTCATCATTACCGGACCGACGGCCTCGGGAAAATCCGCCCTGGCACATGCTCTTGCTGAGCGTCGTGGAGCTGAAATCATTTCAGCCGACTCGCGACAGATCTACCGGGAACTTGACATCGGTACAGCCAAACCATCAGAAGAGATGCTCGATGAGGTCACCTATCACTTCATCAACGAAAAAAACATAGAAGAGGAGTATAACGCCGGCGACTTTGCTGTCGATGCGTTTGACAGGATCAGGACAATCATCGAAAGCGGCCGTCAGGCTGTGGTTGCAGGGGGTTCAACCCTCTACATTCAGGGCCTGCTCGAAGGATTTTCCGATCTTCCTCAAAGAGATCCGCAAATACGCCGCCAGCTTACCGATGAACTGACCAGCCATGGGCCGGACGCCCTCTATCGCAGGCTCGAATCAATCGATCCTCAACACGCTGCAACCCTTGACCCTACAAAAACACAGCGTCTGATCAGAAGCCTTGAAATCATCACGATCACAGGCAAAACAGTCACCCTGCTTCGTCAGACAAAGCATCGTCGAGCGCAAAACATCCACTTCCGACCCATTGCACTTGATCTGCCTCGACAGGAGCTCTACCGTCGTATTGAACAGAGAACCGACACGATGATGGAAAACGGGCTGCCTTGA
- a CDS encoding STAS domain-containing protein — protein MKHSVSSRKDLTILKIEEAVFDVRHAADFRTIIEERLNNENDKNLIIDFSQVKAIDSSGISSMLMAHQQANQSEGLAIFVSLCQQMKDLLKISGLDRQLYIFTSINEVMTLIEPSGKGRKSSRKRHKNKSETPVPNEDIERIAAANFKEDDIIDDEEDAIDNDDIESDRHDENNDAEDVKTKKKRGRPKKVASDKKNTSDKRTG, from the coding sequence ATGAAACATTCAGTATCCAGCCGCAAAGATCTCACCATTCTTAAAATAGAAGAAGCAGTCTTTGACGTTCGCCATGCAGCAGATTTCCGGACCATCATCGAGGAGAGATTGAACAACGAAAACGATAAGAACCTGATTATCGATTTTTCGCAGGTCAAAGCGATCGACTCGAGCGGTATCAGCTCGATGCTTATGGCGCATCAGCAGGCTAATCAGTCGGAGGGACTCGCAATTTTTGTTTCTCTCTGCCAGCAGATGAAAGACCTTCTGAAAATCTCAGGACTCGACAGACAGCTCTATATTTTCACCTCTATCAATGAAGTGATGACACTGATCGAGCCCTCAGGAAAAGGGCGAAAAAGTTCAAGAAAAAGGCATAAAAACAAATCAGAAACCCCTGTGCCGAACGAGGACATCGAACGTATCGCTGCTGCAAATTTCAAAGAAGATGACATTATCGATGACGAAGAGGATGCGATTGATAACGATGATATCGAATCTGATCGTCATGACGAAAATAATGATGCAGAAGATGTCAAGACGAAGAAAAAACGCGGTCGACCGAAAAAAGTTGCATCCGACAAAAAAAATACGTCAGACAAGCGGACCGGATAA
- a CDS encoding sterol desaturase family protein: MDTLQLTSYITIIALAIVFWIAEGVVPFFRGRTQRARHASANLSLAGMNLMILLPSGLFMAFILHEAKMWWPGLRGTDLPYALQTVLILLSIDLWMYIWHRINHEIDFLWRFHAVHHSDPALDVTSAWRFHIVEITFSELLRYPVLIFIGAEIQDLLLYSLIMTPIIEFHHSNISIPAALDRTLRLVIPTPLMHRIHHSVIRTEHDSNYGSMLSIWDRIFNSFKLKEDISAMPLGLIKESAPDQQTIKALLTRPFRL, encoded by the coding sequence ATGGATACGTTGCAACTCACGTCATATATAACCATCATCGCACTGGCGATTGTTTTCTGGATTGCAGAAGGAGTGGTGCCGTTTTTCAGAGGCCGTACACAGCGAGCCAGGCATGCCTCGGCAAACCTTTCACTCGCCGGCATGAATCTCATGATACTGCTGCCTTCGGGGCTCTTCATGGCCTTCATTCTTCATGAAGCAAAGATGTGGTGGCCAGGGCTCAGGGGAACGGACCTCCCCTATGCGCTGCAGACCGTCCTTATCCTTCTTTCGATCGATCTGTGGATGTATATCTGGCACCGGATAAACCACGAGATCGATTTTCTATGGCGGTTTCATGCGGTTCATCACAGCGACCCGGCGCTGGACGTCACAAGCGCATGGCGGTTTCACATCGTTGAGATCACTTTTTCAGAATTGCTCCGCTATCCGGTCCTGATCTTTATAGGTGCTGAAATTCAAGACCTGCTCCTCTACTCGCTCATCATGACACCGATTATAGAATTTCATCACAGTAATATTTCGATTCCGGCAGCGCTTGACCGGACGCTTCGCCTCGTCATCCCTACCCCCCTCATGCACAGAATTCATCACTCTGTTATCAGAACAGAGCACGACTCCAATTACGGCAGCATGCTTTCCATCTGGGACCGAATCTTCAACAGCTTCAAGCTGAAAGAAGATATCTCTGCCATGCCACTGGGGCTCATCAAAGAAAGCGCCCCCGATCAGCAGACAATAAAAGCACTGCTGACAAGACCCTTCCGTCTCTGA
- the cfa gene encoding cyclopropane fatty acyl phospholipid synthase yields the protein MLHTYFQKQIEKILAQGGIHVNGSDPWDMQVHDNRLFQRILTQGNLGLGEAYMDGWWECQALDQFFFRVLRSKAQDNIVSPSIIFSALIGRLFNLQARSRAFTVGEQHYNIGNELFQGMLDSNMHYSCAYWKNTDKLSIAQENKLRLVFNKLMLQPGQRVLDIGCGWGGAAKFAAEHYGVEVTGITVSSEQVKVAQERCKGLPVKIKLIDYRALDGVFDRIYSIGMFEHVGHKNYRNYFDIIKNLLATDGLFLLQTIGGNESVSSTDPWIGKYIFPNSMLPSASQITNAFEGLLVLEDWHVFSHDYYLTLKTWNDNFQQHCSRFNGHYAARFCRMWRYYLLSCAGAFLARTLQLWQLLLSHQGIVGPFRVEREI from the coding sequence ATGCTCCACACATACTTTCAAAAGCAGATCGAAAAGATTCTCGCCCAAGGGGGTATTCATGTCAATGGCTCTGATCCATGGGACATGCAGGTTCACGACAACCGCCTCTTTCAGCGGATTCTTACTCAGGGAAACCTTGGGCTTGGCGAAGCCTACATGGACGGGTGGTGGGAGTGCCAGGCTCTTGACCAATTCTTCTTCCGGGTCCTTCGGTCAAAAGCGCAAGACAACATTGTCAGCCCGTCAATCATCTTTAGCGCACTTATCGGCAGGCTTTTTAATCTTCAGGCCCGTTCAAGAGCATTTACTGTTGGCGAACAACATTATAATATCGGGAATGAACTGTTCCAGGGCATGCTCGACAGCAATATGCACTACAGCTGTGCCTATTGGAAAAATACCGATAAACTCTCTATTGCGCAGGAAAACAAACTCAGACTGGTCTTCAACAAGCTGATGCTTCAACCGGGGCAACGGGTTCTCGACATCGGCTGCGGCTGGGGAGGAGCTGCAAAATTTGCAGCTGAGCACTACGGCGTAGAGGTCACAGGAATTACAGTGTCAAGTGAACAGGTCAAAGTGGCTCAGGAACGCTGCAAGGGATTACCTGTCAAAATCAAGCTCATAGATTATCGAGCTCTGGATGGGGTCTTCGACAGAATATATTCCATCGGTATGTTCGAACATGTCGGTCACAAGAACTACCGAAACTATTTTGACATCATAAAAAATCTGCTTGCTACAGACGGTTTATTTCTGCTCCAGACCATCGGGGGTAACGAATCGGTATCGAGCACCGATCCATGGATCGGCAAGTACATTTTTCCCAACTCGATGCTTCCTTCGGCAAGCCAGATAACCAATGCTTTCGAAGGATTACTGGTTCTCGAAGACTGGCATGTCTTCAGCCACGACTACTATTTGACGCTCAAAACATGGAATGATAATTTCCAGCAGCATTGCAGCCGGTTCAACGGGCACTATGCTGCACGCTTCTGCCGCATGTGGCGCTACTATCTTCTGAGCTGCGCTGGGGCTTTTCTGGCAAGAACGCTTCAGTTATGGCAGCTACTGCTCTCCCATCAGGGAATTGTAGGGCCGTTCAGGGTAGAACGCGAAATCTGA
- a CDS encoding exo-beta-N-acetylmuramidase NamZ family protein: MKRVLNALLFSFLLSLLCSTLNAASFRYGLDVLDDDACAFLEGSRVGLITNKAGISSAGESNYRLFLRHGVDLRFLMAPEHGFNVDVAAGATVRDSRTSGSLKVYSLYGSSKKPDRNLLNTIDILIFDLQDIGTRCYTYISTMFYAMEAAEDAGIRFMVLDRPNPIAPVPADGFQLDPDCRSFVGIVPVPFIHAMTVGELALWMKKHFFSSLRLDVIRMKGYDRHLFADELHGFRFISPSPNIGSVETALVYPATVFLEATNISEGRGTDQPFRQFGAVFIDSGALKRALDDFRLPGVRFTAVSFRPSASKYKGLACSGVRLDVTDRMVFEPFRTGVALLVALHTLYPGLLDLESHGEFFDKLAGTPLLRRMLLTGCSLEEILAASRLQVHEFEEANPQRFIYP; this comes from the coding sequence ATGAAACGTGTATTGAACGCATTGCTTTTCTCTTTCTTGCTGTCGCTGCTCTGTTCGACACTCAATGCGGCGTCGTTCCGCTATGGGCTTGATGTTCTTGATGATGATGCATGCGCTTTTCTGGAAGGTTCCAGAGTAGGCCTTATTACCAATAAGGCTGGTATCAGCAGTGCCGGTGAATCCAATTACCGCCTTTTTCTTCGACACGGGGTCGATCTCAGATTTCTCATGGCTCCTGAGCACGGATTCAATGTTGATGTTGCTGCCGGCGCAACAGTCAGGGATTCCCGTACGTCCGGTTCGCTGAAAGTATATTCCCTGTACGGGTCTTCGAAAAAACCGGACAGGAATCTTCTCAATACTATCGATATCCTTATTTTCGATCTTCAGGATATAGGGACCCGTTGCTACACCTATATTTCTACAATGTTCTATGCAATGGAAGCTGCTGAAGATGCCGGAATCAGATTTATGGTTCTTGATCGCCCAAACCCCATAGCCCCTGTTCCTGCTGACGGGTTTCAGCTTGACCCGGATTGCCGTTCATTCGTGGGGATTGTTCCGGTGCCTTTTATTCATGCCATGACGGTTGGTGAGCTTGCTTTATGGATGAAAAAACATTTCTTCTCGTCGCTTCGTCTCGATGTGATCAGAATGAAGGGGTATGATCGACATCTGTTTGCCGATGAACTTCATGGTTTTCGTTTTATTTCACCTTCGCCAAACATTGGCAGTGTTGAAACTGCGCTTGTCTATCCTGCCACGGTTTTTCTCGAAGCAACCAATATCAGCGAAGGTCGCGGGACGGATCAGCCGTTCCGGCAGTTCGGTGCTGTCTTTATCGATTCAGGCGCATTAAAGCGCGCTCTCGATGATTTCAGGCTTCCAGGGGTACGTTTTACTGCGGTTTCGTTCCGGCCTTCTGCAAGCAAGTATAAGGGGCTTGCATGCAGTGGCGTGAGGCTTGATGTGACCGACCGCATGGTGTTCGAGCCTTTCAGGACAGGGGTCGCTCTGCTGGTCGCGCTTCATACGCTCTATCCCGGGTTGCTCGATCTGGAATCGCACGGGGAGTTTTTCGATAAACTTGCCGGGACGCCGCTCTTGCGCAGGATGCTTTTGACCGGCTGCTCCCTTGAGGAGATTCTGGCGGCTTCGCGTCTTCAGGTTCATGAGTTTGAGGAGGCTAATCCGCAACGCTTTATCTATCCCTGA
- a CDS encoding GNAT family N-acetyltransferase translates to MTLSGSDLKNKSTSSPFLTPPLLRDNDLLLSLARTTPADPGKKHVPGYLFLMVHLPDRAVAGVVSLRIGNPETDLYFPGQIGYRVRKAYRGRHYAERSLKLILPFAREHGWKSLWISCRPDNAASRKCCEHNGGKLHEMTGMPEWHEMYGQGYREICRYVIDL, encoded by the coding sequence ATGACACTATCCGGTTCTGATCTGAAAAACAAAAGCACATCATCGCCTTTTCTGACGCCTCCTCTTCTCCGGGACAATGATCTGCTCTTATCTCTTGCACGAACCACTCCGGCCGACCCGGGCAAAAAGCACGTGCCAGGTTATCTGTTCCTGATGGTTCATCTCCCCGACAGGGCTGTCGCGGGAGTTGTCAGTCTGAGAATCGGAAATCCGGAAACGGATCTGTATTTCCCCGGACAGATAGGCTACAGGGTAAGAAAAGCTTACAGAGGACGGCACTATGCAGAAAGGTCACTCAAACTCATACTTCCGTTTGCCAGAGAGCATGGCTGGAAATCACTCTGGATAAGTTGTCGACCTGATAATGCAGCATCAAGAAAATGCTGTGAACACAACGGAGGAAAACTACACGAAATGACAGGAATGCCGGAATGGCATGAAATGTACGGACAGGGATATCGTGAGATCTGCAGATACGTCATCGATCTCTGA
- the metG gene encoding methionine--tRNA ligase codes for MNQNFKRTLVTTALPYANGPVHLGHLAGVYLPADIYVRYRRLCGDDIIHIGGSDEHGVPITITADREGVTPQDVVDRYHGMNLDAFTRCGISFDYYGRTSSRLHHATAREFFREINGKNIFVKKTEKQFFDPSAGRFLSDRYVTGTCPICSSPDANGDQCEQCGTHLSPMELIDPKSKLSNQVPELRETLHWYFPLGIFQEQLEGYVNSHQDDWRSNVLNYTRTWLKQGLTDRAITRDLSWGVPVPVDGPEALGKVLYVWFDAVLGYISFTRQWAEDRGNPEEWRRYWQDPDCRIINFIGKDNVVFHTLMFPALLMAWNQGRDEEVYNLADNVPASEFMNFEGRKFSKSRNYAVYLGEFLDSFPADTLRYCIAMNYPENKDSDFSWTDFQNRTNGELADTLGNFIKRSIDFSNVRFEGVVPCDCSMDDWQGLGIDWQDSFACLDEAYRNFHFREAASLSMQIARRANRFLTESEPWKVIKQDPEKAAKTMALSLNLCYTLAVAFYPVIPSTASRIYAMLGFDESLDDSVGSGAVRWDMAKTPQLKKGHRLGEKSDILFSKITDSDIAPELEKIEALLAGLKEHEAGQQLPDTPPVKPEISFDDFLKVDLRVARVESCEKVKKADKLLKLTVSLGSHTRQVLAGIAKSYAPEELIGKHVVMVANLAERKIRGELSQGMILAVEGSDGMLHVTETSGDGIIGMPVQ; via the coding sequence ATGAATCAGAATTTTAAGAGAACTCTTGTTACAACAGCGCTTCCCTATGCAAACGGACCGGTTCACCTCGGGCATCTGGCCGGGGTCTATCTTCCTGCCGATATCTATGTCCGGTACCGGCGTCTGTGTGGAGATGACATTATTCATATAGGTGGTTCAGACGAGCATGGTGTTCCGATTACGATTACGGCCGACAGGGAGGGGGTGACTCCTCAGGATGTCGTTGACCGCTATCACGGTATGAACCTCGATGCTTTTACACGCTGCGGTATTTCATTCGATTATTACGGGCGCACCTCCTCTCGGCTTCATCATGCAACGGCACGTGAGTTTTTCCGGGAGATCAACGGCAAGAATATTTTTGTCAAAAAAACCGAAAAGCAATTTTTCGATCCTTCGGCCGGGCGTTTTCTTTCCGATAGATATGTGACCGGAACCTGCCCCATCTGCAGCAGCCCTGACGCTAACGGTGATCAATGCGAGCAGTGCGGAACACATCTCAGTCCCATGGAGCTTATTGATCCTAAAAGCAAGCTTTCCAACCAGGTTCCAGAGTTGCGCGAGACTCTGCACTGGTATTTTCCTTTAGGAATTTTTCAGGAGCAGCTTGAAGGGTATGTCAACAGTCATCAGGATGACTGGCGGTCGAATGTACTCAACTATACAAGAACCTGGTTGAAACAGGGGCTTACTGATCGTGCGATCACCCGCGACCTGTCGTGGGGCGTGCCTGTGCCGGTTGATGGCCCTGAGGCCCTGGGGAAGGTTCTCTATGTCTGGTTCGATGCTGTTCTTGGTTACATCTCCTTTACGCGTCAGTGGGCTGAGGATCGTGGCAATCCTGAAGAATGGCGGCGTTACTGGCAGGATCCGGATTGCAGGATCATCAATTTTATCGGCAAGGACAACGTTGTTTTTCATACACTGATGTTTCCTGCTCTTCTCATGGCCTGGAACCAGGGGAGAGACGAGGAGGTCTATAACCTCGCCGATAATGTTCCTGCTTCCGAGTTCATGAACTTCGAGGGGCGCAAGTTTTCCAAGTCAAGGAACTACGCAGTCTATCTCGGTGAGTTTCTCGACAGTTTCCCTGCCGATACGCTGCGTTATTGCATTGCTATGAACTATCCTGAAAACAAGGATAGCGATTTCAGCTGGACTGATTTTCAGAACCGGACGAACGGGGAACTGGCCGATACGCTGGGAAACTTCATCAAGCGTTCGATCGATTTTTCCAATGTCCGTTTTGAGGGTGTTGTTCCCTGTGATTGCAGTATGGATGACTGGCAGGGTCTCGGGATAGACTGGCAAGACTCGTTTGCCTGTCTTGATGAAGCCTATCGGAATTTCCATTTCAGGGAGGCTGCGAGCCTTTCCATGCAGATTGCACGCCGAGCAAACCGCTTTTTGACGGAGTCTGAACCATGGAAGGTGATTAAGCAGGATCCTGAAAAGGCGGCAAAAACCATGGCACTGTCGCTCAACCTCTGCTACACGCTTGCCGTTGCCTTTTATCCGGTTATTCCCTCTACTGCTTCCAGGATATATGCTATGCTTGGTTTTGATGAGAGTCTGGATGACTCGGTAGGCTCGGGTGCAGTCAGATGGGATATGGCAAAAACCCCGCAGCTGAAGAAAGGTCATCGGCTTGGTGAGAAGTCGGACATTCTGTTTTCAAAAATCACTGACAGCGATATAGCGCCGGAGCTCGAGAAGATTGAAGCCCTTCTGGCTGGTTTGAAGGAACATGAAGCCGGACAGCAGCTTCCTGATACTCCTCCTGTGAAGCCTGAGATCAGTTTTGACGATTTTCTCAAGGTGGACCTCCGGGTGGCCAGAGTTGAGAGCTGTGAAAAAGTTAAAAAAGCAGATAAACTGCTGAAGCTGACCGTTTCGCTCGGCAGTCACACCCGTCAGGTACTGGCAGGTATTGCCAAATCCTATGCCCCTGAAGAGCTGATAGGGAAGCATGTCGTTATGGTAGCCAATCTTGCAGAGCGTAAGATCCGCGGTGAGCTCTCGCAGGGAATGATTCTCGCAGTGGAAGGCTCTGATGGCATGTTACATGTCACTGAAACGTCAGGAGATGGAATTATCGGCATGCCGGTGCAATAA
- a CDS encoding PSP1 domain-containing protein has product MSNVICSCMLGDYAKVRQRLSRLLHSEIEQIYGESDEHSSLCEIELKCCRRDFFDYTSGEMPEVGQSVIVEADGGYDYGVVYSTGAIAAKKYMLKGLDRKETKRLAVLRIAGEPDEADYKVVMQREPEIKEICVSRIKKHNLEMKLVDIDLRLDQQKVTVFYTSGHRVDFRNLVRDLASEFKARIQMVQITTREEARRANSFGACGCILCCSSWMQKIHANPFAEKQDAAECVQGEHHSYNVIGQCNRPKCCLGYSKPLKGRKKGRPEKYPPLGSKVTTPEGNAIIEGIDPARKEILLRYSGDDALKHMSLGEFNTMFVKK; this is encoded by the coding sequence ATGAGTAATGTAATATGCAGCTGTATGCTGGGCGACTATGCGAAAGTGCGTCAGCGTTTGTCCAGGCTTCTTCATAGTGAGATAGAGCAGATATATGGTGAGTCAGACGAGCATTCTTCACTTTGCGAGATTGAACTGAAGTGCTGCCGTCGGGATTTTTTCGACTATACGTCCGGAGAGATGCCTGAGGTAGGTCAGTCTGTCATTGTTGAAGCGGATGGCGGTTACGATTACGGGGTTGTTTACTCGACAGGAGCCATTGCGGCAAAAAAATATATGCTGAAGGGTCTCGACAGGAAAGAGACTAAACGTCTTGCTGTGCTGAGGATAGCAGGAGAGCCGGATGAGGCTGACTACAAGGTGGTTATGCAGAGAGAACCTGAAATAAAGGAGATCTGTGTTTCAAGGATCAAGAAGCATAATCTGGAGATGAAACTTGTCGATATCGATCTTCGGCTCGATCAGCAGAAAGTGACGGTGTTTTATACGTCTGGTCACCGTGTGGATTTCCGTAATCTTGTCCGGGACCTTGCAAGCGAGTTTAAAGCCCGGATACAGATGGTGCAGATCACGACACGCGAAGAGGCCCGTCGGGCAAACAGTTTTGGTGCCTGCGGCTGTATTCTCTGCTGTTCGAGCTGGATGCAGAAAATCCATGCCAATCCCTTTGCCGAGAAACAGGATGCTGCCGAGTGTGTTCAGGGCGAGCACCACTCATATAATGTTATCGGCCAGTGCAACCGTCCGAAGTGCTGTCTTGGTTATTCAAAGCCACTGAAAGGGCGCAAAAAAGGCAGGCCTGAAAAGTATCCCCCGCTCGGCAGTAAAGTAACTACACCCGAAGGCAACGCGATTATTGAAGGGATTGATCCGGCCAGGAAAGAGATTTTGCTGCGTTACTCCGGTGATGACGCATTGAAGCATATGTCTCTTGGCGAGTTCAATACCATGTTCGTGAAAAAATAA
- a CDS encoding lysophospholipid acyltransferase family protein, which translates to MLTVRRSRLYTRWFSWYARRQFRRHFHSLRVAMPEEVTAMKREVPVIFYGNHAYWWDGFWSQLCAETFFTQNLYIIIELQQLTKYRFFTRLGAFSIDRSHPRSAVRTIKYASECLSATTGKQNALWIFPQGVIRHVDERPIRFFRGTADIVSRVLENCPEIYLVSVVSRIEYLEEQKPELFLSFRTPQLVRGGEHHDRTSMTRNMECVTEDHLDDVKEHVMRRKFDGYSLLVRGKESVNRKFDRYRKSLHGDRSL; encoded by the coding sequence ATGCTGACTGTTCGCCGAAGCAGGCTCTACACCCGTTGGTTCAGCTGGTATGCACGGCGGCAGTTCAGGCGCCATTTTCATTCGCTCAGGGTTGCAATGCCTGAGGAAGTGACCGCAATGAAGCGCGAGGTTCCCGTTATTTTTTACGGGAACCACGCCTACTGGTGGGACGGGTTCTGGTCGCAGCTTTGTGCGGAGACCTTTTTTACCCAGAATCTCTATATCATCATCGAGCTCCAGCAACTGACCAAGTATCGGTTTTTTACCCGTCTTGGCGCTTTTTCCATCGACCGTTCTCATCCAAGAAGCGCAGTGCGCACCATCAAGTATGCCTCCGAGTGCCTTTCTGCAACGACCGGGAAGCAGAATGCTCTCTGGATTTTTCCCCAGGGAGTGATCCGCCATGTCGACGAGCGTCCCATACGTTTTTTCAGGGGAACCGCAGATATCGTGTCGAGGGTGCTGGAAAATTGTCCCGAGATATACCTTGTTTCAGTTGTCAGTCGTATTGAATATCTTGAAGAACAGAAACCGGAGCTGTTTCTTTCGTTCCGCACTCCTCAGCTTGTTCGAGGTGGAGAACATCATGATCGTACGTCGATGACCCGGAATATGGAGTGCGTGACCGAAGATCATCTGGACGATGTCAAAGAGCATGTCATGCGGAGGAAGTTTGACGGCTACAGCTTGCTTGTGAGAGGCAAAGAGTCAGTCAACCGGAAGTTTGACCGTTACCGGAAGTCGTTACATGGAGATAGGTCTCTGTAG
- a CDS encoding pyridoxal phosphate-dependent aminotransferase, which yields MSATISPEEKYLTRRVLNMQESQTMRITGLAKKMKAEGKDIVSLSAGEPDFPTPLFVSQAGIEAIDSGFTRYTANSGIAELKSAVIAKLKRDNQLDYTPDEVIVSNGGKQTLINAILALCQEGDEVIIPAPYWVSFPEMVRLAGASPVTVPTSIENGYKMTPEDLENAITDKTKLFILNSPSNPSGAVYNEQEVTALMQVLEGRGIFVISDEMYDKIVYGDVKPYSPARIEAMRDWVLVSNGVSKTYAMTGWRIGYLAGPKWIIKACDKIQSQTTSNPNSIAQKAAAAALNGDQQVVEDRRLEFEKRRDYMYKALNEIPGITASLPEGAFYIFPSVKGVLGKTFNGRYLANSSDVAEYLLLDHYVATVPGDAFGAPENLRLSYAASISELEEAVRRIRKAFE from the coding sequence ATGAGCGCAACTATTTCTCCAGAAGAAAAATATCTGACCCGGCGGGTATTGAATATGCAGGAGTCCCAGACGATGCGGATTACCGGGCTTGCCAAGAAAATGAAAGCTGAAGGCAAGGATATTGTCAGTCTGTCAGCCGGAGAGCCGGATTTTCCGACTCCTCTTTTTGTGTCACAGGCGGGAATAGAGGCTATTGATTCTGGTTTTACCCGTTATACGGCCAATTCCGGCATTGCAGAGCTCAAGTCGGCCGTGATCGCAAAACTCAAAAGAGACAACCAGCTCGATTATACGCCTGACGAGGTGATTGTGAGCAACGGCGGAAAGCAGACGCTTATCAACGCTATTCTTGCGTTATGCCAGGAGGGGGACGAGGTGATCATTCCTGCGCCTTACTGGGTGAGTTTTCCTGAAATGGTGAGACTTGCCGGCGCTTCTCCGGTTACGGTTCCTACGTCGATCGAGAATGGTTACAAGATGACACCGGAGGATCTTGAGAACGCAATTACGGATAAGACCAAGCTCTTTATTCTCAATTCACCTTCCAATCCTTCCGGTGCGGTCTACAACGAGCAGGAAGTCACAGCGCTTATGCAGGTGCTCGAAGGACGCGGAATTTTTGTGATTTCAGACGAGATGTATGATAAGATCGTCTATGGAGATGTCAAACCTTATTCTCCAGCCCGAATTGAGGCAATGCGTGACTGGGTGCTCGTCAGCAACGGTGTTTCGAAAACCTACGCGATGACCGGTTGGAGGATTGGATATCTGGCTGGTCCAAAGTGGATTATCAAGGCTTGCGACAAAATTCAGTCACAGACGACCTCAAACCCTAATTCGATTGCCCAGAAAGCGGCTGCGGCGGCTTTGAACGGTGATCAGCAGGTGGTAGAGGATCGCAGGTTGGAGTTTGAAAAACGGCGCGATTACATGTACAAAGCGCTCAACGAGATTCCCGGTATAACGGCGAGCCTGCCTGAGGGAGCCTTTTATATTTTCCCTTCGGTCAAGGGGGTTCTGGGTAAAACCTTTAATGGCCGGTATCTTGCCAATTCAAGCGATGTGGCGGAGTATCTGCTTCTCGACCACTATGTGGCTACGGTTCCAGGAGATGCGTTCGGTGCACCTGAGAACCTCAGACTCTCCTATGCGGCTTCGATTTCAGAGCTTGAAGAGGCTGTACGCAGAATTCGTAAAGCCTTTGAGTAG